The proteins below come from a single Candidozyma auris chromosome 3, complete sequence genomic window:
- the PHO89 gene encoding Pho89p, whose product MAFHQFDYILAIAIIFAFLDAFNIGANDVANSFSSSVSSRSLKYWQAMILAAICEFLGAVLVGNRVSDTIRKKILSTDAFADDPTVLMLGMAIALVGSSLWLSFATTIGMPVSTTHSIIGAVIGVGIAARGADNVIWGWSGFAQIVASWFIAPCIAGAFASIVFLIAKFGVLEIKEEKKSIRNALFLIPILVFITFCVLTMLIVWKGSPKLNLDDLSTGATVGSIFGVGGVAMIVYMAFIFPVVSRKIAHNDWTIKWYDVFRGPVYWFKPLDQIPPMPEGHQITIDYYEGRRIVEKAHDGDVSEVDTKENAAKESVNSLGSVSSAGKETETTRQKWWRLLKAGPKKWPYLLWLMVSHGFTKDVISLQTNAKGMLAGNIKNVHAKSKFYNNKVEYLFSLLQAITACTMSFTHGANDIANASGPLSTVYLVWNEQGLKDTPPIWILCFTGASLVLGVWMFGYKIMSVLGNKMILQSPSRGFAIEFGAAITVVMATQLAIPVSTTQCAVGATVFVGLCNKDLKGVNWRMVTWCYLGWFITLPVAGLISGILMGIIINAPRLGVEYVPQ is encoded by the coding sequence ATGGCCTTCCATCAATTCGATTATATCTTGGCCATAGCTATtatttttgcctttttggATGCCTTCAACATCGGTGCCAACGATGTGGCCAACTCGTTTTCCTCCTCGGTCTCATCGAGGTCCTTGAAGTACTGGCAGGCCATGATATTGGCTGCCATTTGCGAGTTCCTTGGTGCGGTGCTTGTGGGTAACAGAGTTTCTGACACTatcagaaagaagattctCTCTACTGATGCTTTTGCTGATGATCCAACCGTGCTTATGTTGGGTATGGCTATTGCCCTCGTGGGTTCCTCGCTCTGGTTgagttttgcaaccaccatTGGTATGCCTGTGTCCACCACCCACTCCATCATTGGTGCTGTTATCGGTGTAGGCATTGCTGCCAGAGGTGCCGATAACGTTATTTGGGGCTGGTCAGGTTTCGCTCAGATTGTTGCCTCCTGGTTTATCGCTCCATGTATTGCCGGTGCCTTCGCATCCATCGTTTTCCTTATCGCCAAGTTCGGTGTCTTGGAAATtaaagaggagaagaaaagtaTCAGAAACGCATTGTTCTTGATCCCCATTTTGGTGTTCATCACCTTCTGTGTGTTGACCATGTTGATTGTGTGGAAGGGCTCTCCAAAGTTGAATTTGGACGACTTGTCCACCGGTGCCACTGTCGGCTCCATttttggtgttggtggtgttgCTATGATTGTCTACATGGCTTTCATTTTCCCTGTGGTCAGCAGAAAGATTGCCCACAATGACTGGACCATCAAGTGGTACGACGTCTTCAGAGGCCCCGTCTACTGGTTCAAGCCTCTTGACCAGATTCCTCCAATGCCTGAGGGACATCAGATCACCATTGATTATTACGAGGGTCGTAGAATTGTTGAGAAGGCCCACGATGGCGATGTGTCTGAAGTTGACACCAAGGAGAACGCCGCTAAGGAGTCTGTCAACTCCCTAGGAAGTGTCTCTTCAGCTGGTAAGGAAACTGAGACCACCAGACAGAAATGGTGGAGACTCTTGAAAGCAGGTCCTAAGAAATGGCCATACCTCCTCTGGCTCATGGTTTCTCACGGTTTTACCAAGGATGTCATCTCCCTCCAGACCAACGCTAAAGGTATGTTGGCGGGAAACATTAAAAATGTTCATGCCAAGTCCAAGTtttacaacaacaaggtCGAGTACCTTTTCTCCTTGCTTCAGGCCATCACTGCTTGTACCATGTCATTTACTCACGGTGCCAACGATATTGCCAACGCATCTGGTCCTCTTTCCACCGTCTACCTTGTGTGGAACGAGCAGGGCTTGAAAGACACCCCACCTATCTGGATTCTCTGTTTCACTGGTGCTTCCTTAGTTCTCGGTGTGTGGATGTTTGGGTACAAGATCATGAGTGTCTTGGGCAACAAGATGATTTTGCAGTCTCCATCCAGAGGTTTCGCAATTGAGTTTGGTGCTGCCATCACCGTTGTCATGGCCACGCAATTGGCCATCCCTGTGTCCACCACTCAGTGTGCTGTCGGTGCAACTGTGTTTGTTGGTTTGTGCAACAAGGACCTCAAGGGAGTTAACTGGAGAATGGTCACCTGGTGCTACTTGGGTTGGTTTATTACGCTACCAGTTGCTGGCCTCATTTCCGGTATTTTGATGggtatcatcatcaatgccCCACGCTTGGGCGTTGAGTACGTGCCACAGTAA
- a CDS encoding F-actin-capping protein subunit beta: MSSEEKYDAALNLLRRLDPRHVEKNLNSICALLQHDNSDEGQELAQDLLSAVDTPLKLAKCEETGKQYLCCDYNRDGDSYRSPFSNKYYPPTGDDESPFPSPVLRELEIKANESFDIYRDLYYENGGYSSVYLWDTAEDEAADSLKEGFAGVVLFKKETEDKLAKWDSIHVFEIIPETSTSATYKITSSVILDLSSQRSSEKDLSLAGTMTRQLESTQTLSTEGGSLEWAHLVNLGQQVEKSEYNIRNLLQEVYFDKLKNVLLKDLRSLGDVSEKQLENAKHSEIVKGLEGR, from the coding sequence ATGTCTCTGGAAGAAAAATACGATGCTGCTCTCAACCTTTTGCGCAGACTAGATCCTAGACAcgtggagaagaatctcaatTCCATCTGTGCTTTGCTCCAGCACGACAACTCTGACGAGGGACAAGAGTTGGCCCAAGACTTGTTGTCTGCTGTGGATACGCCCTTAAAATTAGCAAAATGTGAAGAAACTGGCAAACAGTATTTGTGTTGTGACTACAACAGGGATGGTGATTCGTACAGATCCCCGTTTTCCAATAAGTACTACCCTCCAACTGGAGACGACGAGTCTCCATTCCCTTCGCCTGTATTGAGAGAGTTGGAGATCAAGGCTAATGAGAGCTTTGACATCTACAGAGACTTGTACTATGAGAATGGTGGCTATTCATCTGTGTATTTGTGGGACACAGCAGAAGATGAGGCTGCCGATAGTTTGAAGGAAGGATTTGCAGGTGTTGTGTTGTTTAAGAAGGAGACCGAGGATAAATTGGCCAAGTGGGACTCAATTCATGTCTTTGAGATTATTCCCGAAACTTCGACTCTGGCTACGTATAAGATCACTTCCTCTGTCATTTTGGATTTGCTGAGCCAGAGATCGTCGGAAAAGGACCTTTCTTTGGCTGGCACCATGACAAGACAGTTGGAATCGACGCAGACTCTCAGCACCGAAGGTGGCTCGCTTGAGTGGGCCCATTTAGTCAACTTGGGCCAACAGGTGGAGAAATCCGAGTATAATATCCGTAACTTGCTTCAGGAAGTCTACTTCGATAAATTGAAGAACGTCTTGTTAAAGGACTTGAGATctcttggtgatgtctcCGAAAAGCAGTTGGAGAATGCTAAGCACTCGGAGATCGTGAAAGGTTTGGAAGGCAGGTAA
- the CLC1 gene encoding Clc1p has translation MADKYPEIDVEANDQELGGDFLSRESELLGDEFKTDQDKEVLEESDGDAEINNFKEQFPEVEDAVDAAPQETQAADDDDDEFEGFDSAPSATRDMSESEPLKAWKERRELEIEERERANSKKKEEIIQKAQQSIDDFYDNYNNKREQHAKEVLKEQEEFLEKRDKFLTRGTLWDRVNELVTEVGEIPDEGRDKTRFKGLLNKLKGKENVPGAGGYTAQ, from the coding sequence ATGGCTGATAAGTATCCAGAAATAGACGTCGAGGCCAACGACCAAGAGCTTGGTGGAGACTTTTTGTCCAGAGAGAGCGAGCTTTTGGGTGACGAATTCAAGACAGATCAAGATAAAGAAGTGCTTGAGGAAAGCGACGGGGATGCCGAaatcaacaatttcaaagaGCAATTCCCCGAGGTTGAAGACGCTGTTGATGCCGCTcctcaagaaactcaagctgctgatgatgacgatgacgagtTTGAAGGCTTCGACTCTGCACCAAGTGCAACGAGAGACATGAGCGAGTCAGAGCCTTTGAAAGCGTGGAAGGAAAGACGTGAGcttgagattgaagagaggGAAAGAGCCAATtccaagaaaaaagaggagATTATTCAAAAGGCGCAGCAGagcattgatgatttttATGACAAttacaacaacaagagaGAACAGCACGCAAAGGAAGTTTTGAAGGAGCAGGAAGaattcttggagaagagagacAAATTCTTGACAAGAGGTACCTTGTGGGATCGTGTGAATGAGTTGGTCACAGAGGTAGGTGAGATCCCTGATGAGGGTCGCGATAAGACGAGATTCAAGggcttgttgaacaagttgaagggtAAGGAGAATGTTCCTGGTGCCGGTGGATATACGGCTCAATGA
- a CDS encoding Elongator subunit ELP2, whose product MTASGAVDEVGIFIGANRQAHVFDYKDNLVAYGAYTTVALWNPFSIDKKGVYRTLVKHTKEVTCVRFIPGTDLLVSAGEDGEINVWKKSGDTYNLIQTLVEEDVSITCISVFDEHYFVTGNTRGEVTVYKIEDTRISLAYRYKVKFNFFALTLCLQKIDTAYLLLIGGTGTSLFVYTFTPTEGPKLQASVPGHEDWIKALAIAKDGEDYLLASGAQDRYIRLWRLKLNDNIDNSDEDENKLVLLTNKQHKFGIGENKAALSFDALIMGHDDWVSGLQWHPSCSSQSSQRKLQLLSSTADTALMIWEMDEDSGIWVCSSRLGEMSIKGASTATGSSGGFWSCLWIYNEKASEQLILANGKTGAIRAYRSTDEENKVWSSVLGVTGPIKEVNDAVWSRDGSFLFATSLDQTTRLYAPWVKHRSQASEQEVTWHEFARPQIHGYDMICLDHISQTKFVSGGDEKVLRVFEMTQSISDLLHKFCDVTLKSSKFESLPEAAALPVLGLSNKAANEQLEAGEAQQREEDYEENQAEGNSSKADPLADLEGPPLEDHLQRHTLFPEIEKLYGHGYEISCCATSPSGRLIASACRSNNAKHAVVRVFDVNADYKLSEQSLDGHSLTITSLEFSQDGTYLVAVSRDRQLSLWRVSDEEKAEIELVKFQEKAHSRIVWDCSWAPTCDYGSFFVTASRDKSIKLWKANDNGAELLTTSKTTEPVTSVACLQSSLVGNRLLVAAGQESGTICIYAADLNSKNPTFVQALTFDKSLLPASKVCKLSFSKKVVDKKALLAVASSDTSARIYTISLDRLH is encoded by the coding sequence ATGACTGCTTCTGGCGCTGTCGATGAGGTTGGCATTTTCATAGGCGCTAATCGTCAGGCCCATGTATTTGACTACAAAGATAATTTGGTGGCCTATGGCGCCTACACCACTGTGGCTTTGTGGAACCCTTTTTCCATCGATAAGAAAGGCGTATATCGCACATTGGTGAAACACACTAAAGAAGTCACCTGTGTGAGGTTTATCCCTGGCACggatcttcttgtttctgctggtgaagatggagaGATCAATGTCTGGAAGAAGTCAGGTGATACCTACAATCTTATACAAACGttggttgaagaagacgtCTCCATAACTTGCATCAGCGTCTTTGATGAGCACTACTTTGTCACTGGTAACACCCGAGGTGAAGTCACTGTTTACAAAATCGAGGATACTAGGATCTCTTTGGCTTACAGATATAAGGTTAAGTTTAACTTCTTTGCCTTGACTCTTTGTTTGCAGAAGATAGACACAGCATATCTCCTTTTAATTGGCGGCACCGGTACATCATTATTCGTCTACACCTTCACGCCCACAGAGGGGCCCAAATTACAGGCGTCAGTGCCTGGTCATGAGGACTGGATCAAGGCTCTTGCTATTGCAAAGGACGGAGAAGATTACCTCCTTGCTTCAGGCGCCCAGGATAGGTACATTCGTCTTTGGCGGCTCAAGTTGAATGATAACATAGACAACTCTGACGAAGACGAAAATAAGCTTGTTTTGCTTACCAATAAACAGCATAAGTTTGGAATTGGTGAGAACAAAGCGGCCCTTAGTTTTGACGCCTTGATTATGGGTCATGATGACTGGGTCAGTGGTTTGCAATGGCATCCTTCTTGCTCATCCCAAAGCTCTCAAAGGAAACTACAATTGCTTTCACTGACTGCTGATACAGCTCTCATGATATGGGAAATGGATGAAGACTCTGGTATCTGGGTTTGCCTGAGCAGACTAGGTGAGATGTCCATCAAGGGAGCCTCTACGGCAACTGGCTCATCTGGAGGTTTTTGGTCATGTCTTTGGATATATAACGAGAAAGCTTCAGAGCAGCTTATACTTGCCAATGGTAAGACTGGTGCTATAAGGGCATACAGGCTGACTGACGAGGAAAACAAGGTGTGGTCTTCTGTTTTGGGCGTCACTGGCCCAATCAAAGAAGTGAATGATGCCGTGTGGTCCAGAGATGggtcttttctttttgcaacttcacTCGATCAGACTACGAGACTCTATGCCCCATGGGTGAAGCATAGATCACAGGCGAGTGAGCAAGAAGTTACGTGGCACGAATTTGCTAGACCTCAAATTCATGGGTATGACATGATTTGTCTTGATCATATTAGTCAAACCAAATTTGTCTCCGGAGGAGACGAAAAAGTCTTGAGAGTGTTTGAGATGACGCAATCCATAAGCGATTTATTACATAAGTTCTGTGACGTGACTCTTAAACTGAGTAAGTTTGAGTCTCTACCGGAAGCAGCTGCACTACCAGTACTTGGTCTTTCAAATAAGGCAGCCAATGAACAATTGGAGGCCGGAGAGGCACAACAGAGAGAGGAGGATTATGAGGAGAACCAAGCTGAGGGTAACTCAAGCAAAGCTGACCCTCTTGCTGATCTTGAGGGTCCTCCTTTGGAAGATCACTTACAGAGACACACTTTATTCCCCGAAATTGAGAAGTTGTACGGACATGGTTATGAAATCTCTTGCTGTGCCACCTCACCATCAGGCAGACTTATTGCATCCGCTTGTCGGTCGAATAATGCCAAGCACGCGGTAGTGAGAGTGTTTGATGTCAACGCTGACTATAAGCTAAGTGAACAATCATTAGACGGTCACAGTTTGACGATCACAAGTTTGGAATTTTCACAAGATGGTACATACTTGGTGGCAGTGTCTCGTGATAGACAACTTTCACTTTGGAGAGTCTCTGACGAGGAAAAAGCCGAGATCGAGTTGGTCAAGTTTCAAGAGAAGGCCCATTCCCGTATTGTATGGGACTGTTCGTGGGCACCTACATGCGATTATGGATCATTCTTTGTTACTGCCTCTCGTGACAAGAGCATTAAGCTCTGGAAGGCCAATGATAATGGAGCAGAGCTTTTGACCACATCGAAGACAACAGAGCCGGTGACCTCAGTTGCCTGTTTACAACTGAGTCTAGTGGGAAACCGCTTACTAGTCGCCGCCGGCCAGGAAAGCGGAACCATTTGCATCTATGCTGCCGATTTGAACCTGAAAAATCCAACATTTGTTCAAGCGTTGACTTTTGACAAGTCGCTCTTGCCCGCTTCAAAAGTGTGCAAGTTAAGCTTCAGCAAGAAAGTTGTTGACAAGAAGGCTCTCCTAGCTGTTGCCAGCTCGGATACTTCGGCAAGAATCTACACTATAAGCCTCGATCGTCTTCATTGA
- the MED20 gene encoding Med20p — MVSAVLLVHRATPGTITQFHDYLSNRLPTLKGNWDFTFKIFRNNTYSVAPELAETHETAPESQFLYTFSPSYLNYSCVTLINKKTATVFSHVVQEELGSAHNELAIPNDHLLRGATSGLNDSFDYLVSKRMQSMWTPRQTIKGDGGQIYELENGNVLIRTANVSLHGNFRGFLIQIEHNDAKSVEADPKVIIEDIMTKYDIPTGNLCYKVLNPSKLDACGDLALQYSEILNF; from the exons ATGGTATCAGC TGTTCTTTTAGTTCATAGGGCCACGCCGGGCACAATCACTCAATTTCACGATTACCTACTGAATAGACTTCCCACACTCAAAGGCAATTGGGACTTCAcattcaaaatcttccGAAACAACACCTACTCTGTGGCGCCAGAGCTCGCAGAAACTCATGAAACAGCTCCGGAGTCACAATTCCTTTATACTTTTTCGCCGTCGTACCTCAATTATTCGTGTGTTACActtatcaacaaaaagacTGCCACTGTGTTTAGTCATGTTgtgcaagaagaactaGGATCAGCGCACAATGAGTTGGCAATTCCAAACGATCATCTACTCAGAGGAGCAACATCTGGACTCAATGACTCATTCGATTATTTAGTGTCCAAGAGAATGCAAAGTATGTGGACACCTCGCCAAACGATCAAGGGAGATGGAGGGCAAATTTACGAGCTAGAGAACGGAAATGTGCTTATACGAACGGCTAACGTGTCATTACATGGTAACTTTCGTGGATTTCTTATCCAAATTGAACACAATGATGCAAAATCGGTTGAAGCGGATCCTAAGGTCATCATTGAAGACATCATGACCAAATACGATATTCCGACGGGAAACTTATGCTACAAAGTTTTGAATCCTAGTAAACTTGATGCATGTGGAGACTTGGCTCTCCAATATTCTGAAATATTAAACTTTTGA
- the HCA4 gene encoding RNA-dependent ATPase HCA4: protein MVKAQKKNKKLDRKAKRQSEEEELASLKKRIEEFQSEDINEASQFQDYPISEGTLQGLREANYVSMTDIQKKTIPHALKGEDIIGTAKTGSGKTLAFLIPVIECLIHNNVTEYDGLAALIVSPTRELAIQIFEVLTKIGKYNSFSAGLVTGGKDVQFEKERIGRMNILVGTPGRIAQHFNQSAGIETSNLQILVLDEADRCLDMGFRKQIDSILGHLSPDRQTLLFSATQSESVKDLARLSLTNPTKIGVSSDNTVSATPDTLDQYYIRINLEDKLDVLWSFIKTHLKSKILVFFSSSKQVQYAYESFRTLQPGISLMRLYGRHKQTSRLETTVKFSHAQYACLFATDIVARGLDFPAIDWVVQVDCPEDAATYVHRVGRCARFGRPGKSLLMLLPSEEEPMLKRLKTHDIDIKNMNIKKNSKKTIRPQLQSLCFKDPQMKNLGQRAFISYYRSIYVQKDKEIFDINTLPAEKFAESLGLPGAPKIKIKGGEGNKEKKNMSRQLMEFEKADNDGEVKDERGKKTTKTKYDRMFERQNQTVLSKEYLSMTGTGLRKDNEDSESDDDFMKVKRADHDIKDGETPDLTLPVSKRAAKKALSKKLSIKDKGKPTKLVFDDEGEAHPIYELEDEEDFKKKGDAKDQKREFVTKETDAMNEADVEDKALAKAKRQEKKRKRKEAERRLQEEDLPEDDGEVQVTLGTPDLDRDLESSDEEVKEPKSKKPKWFKNIRKRDTEESGVVEIDEPQTIEDLEALTSRLINE, encoded by the coding sequence ATGGTGAAAGctcagaaaaagaataaaaagcTTGATAGAAAAGCAAAGCGTCAAtcagaagaggaagagctcGCTtcgttgaaaaaaagaatcGAAGAGTTCCAATCAGAAGATATAAATGAGGCTTCTCAGTTTCAAGACTACCCCATATCTGAAGGTACTCTTCAAGGTCTTCGTGAGGCCAATTATGTTTCAATGACTGATATTCAGAAAAAGACCATACCTCATGCTTTGAAGGGTGAAGATATTATCGGTACAGCCAAAACAGGGTCAGGAAAGACCTTAGCATTCTTGATTCCCGTCATTGAATGTTTAATCCACAACAACGTGACGGAATATGACGGCCTAGCTGCGCTCATCGTGTCTCCTACTCGAGAATTGGCAATCCAAATCTTTGAGGTTCTTACAAAGATTGGAAAGTATAATTCCTTTTCAGCTGGTTTGGTCACTGGCGGCAAAGACGTTCAGTTcgaaaaggaaagaatcGGAAGAATGAACATTCTTGTCGGCACTCCTGGCCGTATTGCACAACATTTTAATCAATCTGCTGGCATTGAAACCTCCAACTTACAGATTCTTGTCCTCGATGAGGCCGATAGGTGCTTGGACATGGGTTTCAGAAAACAGATTGACAGCATCCTAGGGCATTTGTCGCCCGATAGACAGACCCTCTTGTTCTCCGCTACCCAATCAGAAAGTGTCAAGGACCTTGCCAGATTGTCATTAACAAACCCTACCAAGATTGGTGTCTCGTCTGACAACACCGTCTCCGCTACACCCGATACGTTGGATCAATATTATATTCGCATAAATCTAGAAGATAAACTAGACGTTCTTTGGTCTTTTATAAAGACTCACCTTAAAAGCAAGAtccttgtcttcttctcgtcacTGAAGCAGGTTCAATATGCTTACGAATCATTCCGTACATTACAGCCGGGtatttctttgatgagattATATGGCCGCCACAAGCAAACTTCAAGACTAGAAACAACGGTTAAATTTTCACACGCGCAGTATGCTTGTCTTTTTGCTACCGATATCGTGGCTAGAGGCTTAGATTTTCCTGCCATTGATTGGGTGGTCCAGGTAGACTGTCCTGAGGATGCTGCGACTTATGTTCACAGGGTTGGAAGATGTGCTCGCTTTGGTCGTCCAGGTAAGTCCCTTTTGATGCTTCTACCATCGGAAGAGGAGCCCATGTTAAAAAGACTTAAGACCCACGATATCgatatcaagaacatgaacattaaaaaaaatagcaAGAAGACAATCCGTCCACAGTTGCAATCACTCTGCTTCAAGGATCCgcaaatgaagaatttgggTCAGCGTGCATTCATCTCTTATTACCGCTCTATTTATGTCCAGAAAGATaaagaaatttttgatATCAATACTTTACCTGCCGAGAAGTTTGCTGAATCATTAGGGCTCCCAGGCGCTCCCAAGATCAAAATCAAAGGGGGGGAAGggaacaaggagaagaaaaatatGTCTAGGCAGCTCATGGAATTTGAGAAAGCCGACAACGATGGTGAAGTCAAGGATGAGAGGGGTAAGAAGACTACAAAAACCAAGTACGATAGAATGTTCGAGAGACAAAACCAGACAGTTCTTTCCAAGGAATATCTAAGCATGACAGGAACAGGTTTACGAAAAGATAACGAGGATAGCGAgagtgatgatgatttcatgaaggtgaagagagCAGATCATGACATCAAGGACGGTGAGACCCCGGACTTGACGCTTCCAGTTTCCAAGAGAGCGGCAAAGAAGGCTCTTTCGAAGAAACTCTCGATCAAAGACAAAGGTAAGCCAACAAAGTTAGTGTTCGACGATGAGGGAGAAGCTCACCCAATTTATGAGTTggaagacgaagaggatttcaagaagaagggtgacgcaaaagatcaaaaacgTGAATTTGTCACAAAGGAAACTGACGCTATGAATGAAGCTGATGTCGAAGACAAAGCGCTTGCCAAAGCAAAGAGgcaggagaagaagagaaagcgtaaagaagctgaaagaaGATTGCAGGAAGAGGATCTCCCTGAGGATGATGGTGAAGTGCAAGTAACGTTGGGCACACCCGATCTTGATAGAGATCTTGAGTCGCTGGACGAGGAGGTCAAGGAACCCAAACTGAAAAAGCCAAAGTGGTTTAAGAACATCAGGAAAAGAGATACAGAAGAGAGCGGTGTTGTGGAGATAGATGAGCCACAAACCATAGAAGATTTGGAGGCTTTGACTTCCAGGTTGATAAATGAATAG
- the RPC53 gene encoding DNA-directed RNA polymerase III subunit C53, protein MSNRLDSLNSKKSGSKPALKFKPKVVARKSKEDREKNSPVVKTEEKASQPSTRGRGGLRGRGRGRGGSYAGTHVVSAGPLASSAVGSGPVATSKTGLTNDKIFGAEGKEQADPLSNLKMKSRSQSDGTPAGEDSDDDSGVTKINMSRDYQFDATETVLFPVRPQKDAEKEASKVAMSLSSTTSATSSRAPSRTPGPELVKSESSEDIKREHTPDLVSDRVGGTVEQDEHNRLIDDQRAIVDLVTGKFAGLKADNSNTIQQDNYFLVHLPQISNINADEDATKEKSEETFSELANSRLANFSGQIGQLNFHRSGKITMSLGSKTTLNVARGVPSSFLQELYVIDSKAPRASGENDSDDILDEEGRKVVGDIYRLGEVTAKLVATPEIR, encoded by the coding sequence ATGTCAAATAGACTAGACTCGCTCAatctgaagaagtctgGCTCTAAGCCAGCTTTGAAATTCAAGCCAAAAGTGGtggcaagaaaatcaaaagaagacagagagaagaactCACCCGTTGTGAAGActgaagagaaagcaaGCCAACCATCGACAAGGGGCCGTGGAGGGCTCAGAGGGCGTGGGAGAGGCCGTGGAGGTTCTTATGCGGGCACACACGTTGTCTCAGCCGGTCCTTTGGCGTCGTCTGCTGTAGGAAGTGGGCCAGTCGCTACATCCAAGACTGGGTTGACCAATGATAAGATATTTGGCGCAGAGGGCAAAGAACAGGCAGACCCCTtgctgaatttgaaaatgaagagtcGATCGCAAAGCGACGGTACTCCTGCGGGAGAAGATTCAGATGATGACAGTGGAGTCACTAAAATCAACATGAGTAGAGACTACCAGTTTGATGCTACTGAGACCGTGCTTTTCCCCGTTCGTCCACAAAAAGATGCAGAGAAAGAGGCATCTAAAGTTGCCAtgtctctttcttcgaCGACGTCTGCTACTTCTTCACGTGCCCCTTCTCGTACTCCCGGCCCAGAGTTAGTGAAGAGTGAGTCTTCCGAAGACATTAAAAGAGAGCATACACCGGATCTTGTTCTGGACCGTGTAGGCGGAACTGTGGAACAAGATGAGCACAATAGACTCATAGATGACCAGCGTGCTATTGTGGATTTAGTCACAGGAAAGTTTGCTGGACTTAAAGCTGACAATTCGAACACTATACAACAAGATAACTACTTTTTGGTGCATCTTCCACAGATCAGCAACATCAATGCAGATGAAGACgccacaaaagaaaaatcagAGGAAACCTTCTCAGAGCTTGCGAACCTGAGATTGGCTAATTTCCTGGGCCAGATCGGACAACTCAATTTTCATAGGTCTGGAAAAATCACCATGTCTCTAGGTTCGAAGACAACCTTGAATGTGGCACGGGGTGTCCCTTCAAGTTTCCTCCAAGAACTATACGTTATAGACTCTAAAGCCCCTCGAGCGTCTGGTGAAAACGACAGCGATGACATATTAGACGAGGAAGGTAGGAAGGTTGTTGGCGATATATATAGGTTGGGCGAAGTGACAGCTAAGCTTGTCGCCACACCGGAAATTAGGTAG